In the genome of Vicia villosa cultivar HV-30 ecotype Madison, WI linkage group LG7, Vvil1.0, whole genome shotgun sequence, one region contains:
- the LOC131620979 gene encoding proline transporter 1-like isoform X2, with product MINTGYIILAGSALKAVYVLFRDDDMMKLPHFIAIAGLVCAMFAICIPHLSALGVWLGFSTVLSLVYIVIALVLSLKDGIKSPPRDYGISGESTSKIFTTIGASANLVFAYNTGMLPEIQATIRQPVVKNMMKALYFQFTVGVLPLYLVTFAGYWAYGSSTETYLLNNVNGPIWVKALANIAAFLQSVIALHIFASPMYEYLDTKHGIKGSALAFKNLSFRVLVRGGYMALNTFVSALLPFLGDFMSLTGAISTFPLTFILAHHMYLRANKNKLKSTQKLWHWLNICFFAVMSVAATIAALRLIARDSKTYHVFADL from the exons ATGATAAATACTGGCTACATCATTTTGGCGGGTTCAGCTTTGAAG GCTGTTTATGTCCTATTTAGGGATGATGATATGATGAAGCTTCCACATTTTATTGCCATAGCTGGACTTGTGTGTGCAATGTTTGCCATTTGTATTCCTCATCTCTCAGCTCTTGGAGTTTGGCTCGGATTTTCAACGGTCTTAAGCCTCGTATACATTGTCATAGCACTTGTACTGTCACTAAAAGATG GAATAAAATCTCCACCTCGAGATTATGGTATTTCGGGGGAATCGACAAGTAAAATATTTACAACAATTGGAGCGTCTGCAAATCTTGTGTTCGCGTATAACACAGGAATGCTTCCTGAGATACAG GCGACGATCAGACAGCCCGTTGTCAAGAACATGATGAAAGCCCTATACTTTCAGTTTACCGTCGGAGTTTTGCCATTATATTTGGTTACATTCGCAGGTTACTGGGCTTATGGATCTTCAACAGAAACCTATTTGTTGAATAATGTCAATGGTCCAATATGGGTGAAGGCATTGGCCAATATTGCAGCCTTTCTTCAATCAGTCATTGCATTGCAT ATATTTGCAAGTCCAATGTATGAGTATTTGGATACAAAACATGGAATCAAAGGAAGTGCTCTGGCTTTTAAGAATTTGTCATTTCGAGTTTTGGTCAGAGGTGGCTACATGGCTTTGAACACATTTGTATCAGCTCTTTTGCCATTCCTTGGAGATTTCATGAGCCTTACTGGAGCTATAAGCACATTTCCTCTTACATTTATTCTTGCACACCATATGTACCTAAGGGCAAATAAGAACAAACTAAAATCCACTCAAAAGCTATGGCATTGGCTCAACATTTGTTTCTTTGCCGTCATGTCTGTTGCAGCAACTATTGCAGCACTACGGCTTATTGCTCGAGACTCCAAAACTTATCATGTTTTTGCCGATTTATGA
- the LOC131620979 gene encoding proline transporter 1-like isoform X1, producing MVPLGWIGGVVGLIIATAVSLYANALIAMLHEFGGTRHIRYRDLAGFIYGKKIYSLTWTLQYVNLFMINTGYIILAGSALKAVYVLFRDDDMMKLPHFIAIAGLVCAMFAICIPHLSALGVWLGFSTVLSLVYIVIALVLSLKDGIKSPPRDYGISGESTSKIFTTIGASANLVFAYNTGMLPEIQATIRQPVVKNMMKALYFQFTVGVLPLYLVTFAGYWAYGSSTETYLLNNVNGPIWVKALANIAAFLQSVIALHIFASPMYEYLDTKHGIKGSALAFKNLSFRVLVRGGYMALNTFVSALLPFLGDFMSLTGAISTFPLTFILAHHMYLRANKNKLKSTQKLWHWLNICFFAVMSVAATIAALRLIARDSKTYHVFADL from the exons ATGGTTCCTTTGGGTTGGATTGGTGGTGTTGTTGGTTTGATTATTGCTACTGCTGTGTCTCTTTATGCAAATGCTCTTATTGCTATGCTTCATGAATTTGGTGGAACCAGACATATTAGATACCGTGATCTTGCTGGATTTATATATG GTAAAAAAATATATTCACTCACATGGACTCTGCAGTATGTCAATCTTTTCATGATAAATACTGGCTACATCATTTTGGCGGGTTCAGCTTTGAAG GCTGTTTATGTCCTATTTAGGGATGATGATATGATGAAGCTTCCACATTTTATTGCCATAGCTGGACTTGTGTGTGCAATGTTTGCCATTTGTATTCCTCATCTCTCAGCTCTTGGAGTTTGGCTCGGATTTTCAACGGTCTTAAGCCTCGTATACATTGTCATAGCACTTGTACTGTCACTAAAAGATG GAATAAAATCTCCACCTCGAGATTATGGTATTTCGGGGGAATCGACAAGTAAAATATTTACAACAATTGGAGCGTCTGCAAATCTTGTGTTCGCGTATAACACAGGAATGCTTCCTGAGATACAG GCGACGATCAGACAGCCCGTTGTCAAGAACATGATGAAAGCCCTATACTTTCAGTTTACCGTCGGAGTTTTGCCATTATATTTGGTTACATTCGCAGGTTACTGGGCTTATGGATCTTCAACAGAAACCTATTTGTTGAATAATGTCAATGGTCCAATATGGGTGAAGGCATTGGCCAATATTGCAGCCTTTCTTCAATCAGTCATTGCATTGCAT ATATTTGCAAGTCCAATGTATGAGTATTTGGATACAAAACATGGAATCAAAGGAAGTGCTCTGGCTTTTAAGAATTTGTCATTTCGAGTTTTGGTCAGAGGTGGCTACATGGCTTTGAACACATTTGTATCAGCTCTTTTGCCATTCCTTGGAGATTTCATGAGCCTTACTGGAGCTATAAGCACATTTCCTCTTACATTTATTCTTGCACACCATATGTACCTAAGGGCAAATAAGAACAAACTAAAATCCACTCAAAAGCTATGGCATTGGCTCAACATTTGTTTCTTTGCCGTCATGTCTGTTGCAGCAACTATTGCAGCACTACGGCTTATTGCTCGAGACTCCAAAACTTATCATGTTTTTGCCGATTTATGA